Proteins found in one Gimesia chilikensis genomic segment:
- a CDS encoding CheR family methyltransferase, whose amino-acid sequence MSPEDYNFITSFLLDTTGLSLGENKEYLLEARLVPLAQSHGMNGVEDLVLALKSSIDPSLKKDVMEAMTTNESSFFRDRRPFDELKNSILPNLIAERKTTQRLRIWCSACSHGQEPYSIVMLIREHFPELANWNIQIVSTDLCSKALDRARGGIYSQFEVQRGLPVQLLMKHFDQCEQGWQIKPELGAGIQWKHLNLLEDFQHLGMFDIVFCRNVLIYFKPETKKDILDRISRQMSSAGVLLLGAAETVLGISDNYTKLPECQSAIYRLANSSPLSAGIR is encoded by the coding sequence GTGTCTCCAGAAGATTATAATTTCATAACCAGCTTTTTGCTGGACACAACAGGTCTGTCTCTCGGCGAGAACAAAGAGTACTTGCTGGAAGCCCGCCTGGTTCCGCTGGCCCAGTCACATGGTATGAACGGGGTCGAAGATCTCGTGCTGGCACTCAAATCGAGTATCGATCCCAGTCTGAAAAAAGACGTGATGGAAGCGATGACGACGAATGAGTCTTCGTTCTTCCGTGACAGACGTCCTTTCGACGAACTTAAAAATTCGATCTTACCGAACCTGATCGCCGAACGGAAAACAACCCAGCGGCTGCGGATCTGGTGTTCCGCCTGCTCTCATGGGCAGGAGCCTTACAGCATCGTGATGCTGATCCGCGAACACTTCCCGGAACTGGCTAACTGGAATATTCAGATCGTCTCGACCGACCTCTGCAGCAAAGCACTGGATCGGGCCCGGGGGGGGATTTATTCCCAGTTTGAAGTTCAGCGTGGTTTGCCTGTGCAGCTGCTGATGAAGCACTTTGATCAGTGCGAACAGGGCTGGCAGATCAAACCGGAACTGGGAGCCGGGATTCAGTGGAAGCACCTGAACCTGCTGGAAGATTTTCAGCACCTGGGCATGTTCGACATTGTTTTCTGCCGAAACGTCCTGATTTACTTCAAACCAGAGACCAAGAAAGACATTCTCGACCGCATCAGCCGCCAGATGTCGTCTGCCGGCGTGTTACTGCTGGGAGCAGCGGAAACAGTACTGGGGATTTCAGATAACTATACCAAGCTGCCCGAATGTCAGTCGGCCATTTATCGACTGGCAAACTCGAGCCCGCTTTCAGCTGGAATTCGCTGA
- a CDS encoding hybrid sensor histidine kinase/response regulator, with amino-acid sequence MDDILQEFLAESWENLGQLDSEIVELEKDPQNAELIASIFRTIHTIKGTCGFLGLTNLGAVAHSAENVLGKMRERMMEVSPGAISLVLEAVDSIKELLQGLEATGEEPKTDHSTLTGMLDDLANLATAPVADTTAAPETVAPTEPAEISAPAVAATSPAESAPVESEPVAQPVAEAPAQEVRAPEPAPATTEVVADAADDGAKSSKVSVADLSIRVNVNVVDSLMNLVGELVLTRNQLLQLARGDEESKYAAPITHLNRVTTDLQEGVMKTRMQPIGNAWNKLPRLVRDLSQVTHKHIELVMTGAETELDRTVLDAIKDPLTHMVRNSADHGIEASEIRKANGKPESGTIHLNAYHEGGHVIIEIQDDGAGISRERVLKKAISQGLINEADADTMTDSHVFSMIFQPGFSTAEQVSSISGRGVGMDVVRTQIEKIGGTVDLNSKMGKGTTVRIKIPLTLAIVSALVLESGGQPFAIPQLGVVELVRLSAEDRTKIETIHDKKVFRLRDRLLPLVHLNEVLQLEEESLEDDDDLHDTNIVVVQVGEDQFGLIVSRIFDTEEIVVKPVGRLLKNIGLYQGTTILGDGRVVMILDVGGIFNQCGGSSSHSQAVAEDNNSGTGRETISMLLFGVGDNETMAVPLSLVARLEEFPLESIELNGGRKVVQYRDNLLPLLSVEGAGYGGGETIDPQPVVVFSENSRSMGLMVNEIKDIIDEQLVIRMQSDRPGILGTAIIGKNAIDVIDTQYYVMRSTPNWFAKVEDKKSFRVLVVDDSMFFRQLVATALETAGYSVATCDSCVAAVEILERNANFQAIVTDLDLPMMDGFEFCEWVKEQSNMQETCVLAMTSSNSSADQTRATEAGFDQFLVKFNSHELISCLDEHFARTKHSAGVNA; translated from the coding sequence ATGGACGATATTCTGCAGGAGTTTTTGGCAGAAAGCTGGGAAAACTTAGGTCAACTTGACTCTGAAATTGTTGAGTTGGAAAAGGATCCTCAGAATGCTGAGCTGATCGCCAGCATCTTTCGGACGATTCATACGATTAAGGGAACCTGTGGTTTTCTGGGACTGACGAATCTGGGAGCGGTCGCGCATTCAGCTGAAAATGTGCTGGGTAAGATGCGCGAGCGGATGATGGAAGTTTCTCCCGGAGCGATTTCTCTGGTACTGGAAGCTGTCGACAGTATTAAAGAACTGTTGCAGGGGCTGGAAGCAACCGGAGAAGAGCCCAAGACCGATCATTCAACTCTGACCGGCATGCTGGATGACCTGGCAAATCTGGCGACGGCACCCGTGGCAGATACAACTGCTGCCCCGGAAACGGTAGCACCAACGGAGCCGGCAGAGATCAGTGCTCCTGCAGTTGCGGCAACATCCCCTGCTGAATCAGCACCCGTCGAATCTGAACCGGTTGCTCAACCAGTGGCTGAAGCTCCCGCGCAAGAGGTTAGAGCACCAGAGCCGGCACCAGCTACTACCGAAGTCGTAGCGGATGCTGCCGATGATGGGGCTAAATCATCCAAGGTCAGCGTCGCTGATCTTTCGATTCGTGTAAATGTGAACGTTGTCGACAGCCTGATGAACCTGGTCGGGGAACTGGTGCTGACACGAAATCAGCTGCTGCAGCTGGCACGGGGAGATGAGGAATCAAAGTACGCAGCGCCGATCACCCATTTGAACCGGGTGACAACCGATTTGCAGGAAGGGGTGATGAAGACCCGTATGCAGCCCATCGGAAATGCCTGGAATAAGCTGCCCCGCCTGGTGCGTGACCTGTCTCAGGTGACACATAAACATATCGAACTGGTAATGACCGGTGCGGAAACCGAACTCGACCGTACGGTGCTGGATGCCATCAAAGACCCATTGACGCATATGGTCCGCAACTCGGCCGACCATGGTATTGAAGCGTCCGAAATCCGTAAGGCCAACGGAAAGCCGGAATCGGGGACCATTCATCTGAATGCCTATCACGAAGGCGGTCATGTGATTATTGAGATTCAGGACGACGGAGCCGGCATCAGCCGTGAACGGGTTCTGAAAAAGGCAATTTCACAGGGGCTGATCAACGAAGCCGACGCCGACACAATGACGGACAGCCACGTCTTTTCCATGATTTTCCAGCCTGGTTTTTCGACAGCAGAACAGGTCAGTTCCATTTCCGGTCGTGGCGTGGGAATGGACGTCGTACGGACCCAGATTGAAAAAATCGGCGGGACCGTCGATCTGAATTCGAAGATGGGCAAAGGAACAACTGTCCGGATCAAGATTCCGTTGACGCTCGCGATTGTCTCGGCCCTGGTACTCGAAAGTGGCGGTCAGCCATTCGCGATTCCCCAGTTGGGTGTTGTCGAACTGGTACGTCTCTCCGCTGAAGACCGTACAAAAATTGAAACAATTCATGACAAGAAAGTCTTCCGTCTGCGGGATCGCCTGCTGCCTCTGGTCCATCTGAATGAAGTCCTGCAACTGGAAGAAGAGTCACTTGAAGATGATGACGATCTGCACGATACAAACATCGTGGTTGTCCAGGTTGGCGAAGACCAGTTCGGGCTGATTGTTTCGCGGATCTTCGACACGGAAGAGATCGTGGTCAAACCCGTGGGACGACTGCTGAAAAACATTGGCCTGTATCAGGGGACAACAATTCTCGGTGACGGGCGGGTTGTGATGATCCTCGATGTCGGGGGTATCTTCAACCAGTGTGGGGGTAGTTCCTCGCACTCCCAGGCAGTGGCAGAAGATAATAACTCTGGAACTGGACGGGAAACGATCAGCATGCTGCTGTTCGGTGTCGGCGACAATGAGACCATGGCCGTTCCGCTTTCACTGGTGGCCCGACTGGAAGAGTTCCCGCTGGAGAGCATTGAACTGAATGGCGGACGGAAAGTCGTGCAATATCGAGATAACCTGCTGCCGTTACTTTCAGTGGAAGGTGCCGGGTATGGCGGGGGAGAAACAATTGATCCGCAGCCTGTGGTCGTGTTCTCGGAGAACAGCCGATCGATGGGCCTGATGGTTAACGAGATAAAAGACATCATCGACGAGCAGCTGGTGATCCGCATGCAGTCCGATCGACCGGGCATACTGGGGACGGCAATCATCGGTAAGAATGCCATCGATGTGATTGATACTCAATATTACGTGATGCGTTCCACCCCCAACTGGTTTGCCAAGGTCGAAGATAAGAAATCATTCCGGGTGCTGGTGGTTGATGATTCAATGTTCTTCCGTCAGCTGGTCGCGACTGCTTTGGAGACCGCAGGTTACTCTGTCGCAACCTGTGACAGCTGCGTGGCAGCGGTAGAGATTCTGGAACGCAATGCGAATTTCCAGGCGATTGTTACCGATCTCGACCTGCCGATGATGGATGGCTTCGAATTCTGTGAATGGGTGAAAGAACAGTCGAACATGCAGGAGACCTGCGTGCTGGCGATGACCTCTTCCAACAGCAGTGCAGATCAGACGCGGGCCACCGAGGCCGGCTTTGATCAGTTCCTGGTCAAATTCAATTCTCACGAACTCATTTCCTGTCTGGATGAGCATTTTGCCCGGACGAAACATAGTGCAGGAGTCAATGCATGA
- a CDS encoding chemotaxis protein CheW — protein sequence MSLTATDSTSGMESQLDYSSQYVSFRVDGQLLGIPVNMVQEVLTEQVISPTPLARPEIKGLLNLRGQIVTAVSLRKRLGLPDLDNEESMNVVTRLGGESFSLLVDEVGDVINVSGRSMEPVPRTLDPHWRSVTIGVFQLDEGLFVILDVETILNFD from the coding sequence ATGAGCCTTACAGCGACTGATTCAACCAGCGGCATGGAGTCGCAGTTAGATTATTCGAGTCAGTATGTCTCGTTCCGCGTGGATGGTCAGCTGCTGGGAATTCCTGTGAATATGGTGCAGGAAGTCCTGACTGAGCAGGTGATTTCGCCGACTCCCCTGGCCCGCCCTGAAATTAAAGGGTTGCTCAACCTCCGGGGACAGATTGTGACGGCGGTCAGCCTGCGGAAGCGTCTGGGACTGCCTGACCTGGACAACGAAGAATCAATGAATGTCGTGACGCGGCTGGGAGGCGAGTCTTTCAGTCTGCTGGTCGACGAAGTGGGAGACGTGATCAACGTTTCCGGACGTTCGATGGAACCGGTACCCCGGACTTTGGATCCACACTGGCGTTCGGTCACGATTGGTGTGTTTCAGCTGGACGAGGGACTGTTTGTCATCCTGGATGTCGAAACGATTTTGAATTTTGACTGA
- a CDS encoding protein-glutamate methylesterase/protein-glutamine glutaminase: MSRPVIKVLLVDDSAVIRGLMTQAINLDDQISVVGSAMHGQAALTWLNTHQADVVVLDVEMPVMDGISCLKQLRQSHPDLPVIMASSLTRAGAEITLQALDLGAAGCVAKPVASNAAEAIAQMAHDLLPLIKALVRGRQTDSQSLTQLQVRTTTSPVKTPMVLVIGSSTGGPNALKTVLSALPEKFSLPILIAQHMPPLFTRTLAEHIQRDTGRPTSEAVDGALIERGHIYIAPGDYHMVVDKQNDRMVIRLNQEAPEHFCRPSVNPLYNSAANWYGSSVLAVMLTGMGDDGIEGARSISERQGYIIAQDERSSVVWGMPGAIAKAGLANQVLPLRNIASELARLCSL, from the coding sequence GTGAGCCGTCCGGTAATCAAAGTACTTCTGGTTGATGACTCGGCTGTGATTCGTGGATTAATGACGCAGGCAATTAATCTCGATGATCAGATCAGTGTTGTCGGTTCCGCAATGCACGGTCAGGCTGCGTTGACCTGGTTGAATACACACCAGGCGGATGTCGTTGTGCTCGATGTGGAAATGCCGGTGATGGATGGTATCAGCTGTCTGAAGCAGTTGAGACAAAGTCATCCTGACCTGCCGGTGATCATGGCCAGTTCTCTGACCCGTGCCGGTGCAGAAATTACTCTGCAGGCGCTGGATCTGGGGGCCGCCGGATGTGTTGCCAAACCGGTCGCTTCGAATGCGGCTGAGGCAATCGCCCAGATGGCTCACGATCTGTTGCCTTTAATCAAGGCACTGGTTCGTGGCAGGCAGACCGACTCTCAGAGTCTGACCCAACTGCAGGTGCGTACGACCACGTCTCCTGTAAAAACTCCCATGGTACTGGTCATCGGATCCAGCACGGGAGGGCCCAATGCTTTAAAAACAGTATTGTCCGCCCTGCCCGAGAAGTTTTCGCTGCCGATTCTGATTGCCCAGCATATGCCACCCTTGTTTACAAGAACACTGGCGGAACATATCCAGCGGGATACCGGTCGACCGACTTCAGAAGCGGTTGATGGTGCTTTGATTGAAAGAGGTCATATCTACATCGCGCCAGGTGATTATCACATGGTGGTCGACAAGCAGAATGATCGCATGGTAATTCGACTGAATCAGGAAGCGCCCGAGCATTTCTGCCGTCCCTCAGTCAATCCGTTATACAACTCCGCAGCAAACTGGTATGGCAGTTCTGTGCTGGCGGTGATGTTGACCGGGATGGGAGATGACGGTATCGAGGGAGCCCGATCGATCAGTGAACGTCAAGGTTATATTATCGCACAAGATGAACGAAGCAGTGTTGTCTGGGGAATGCCTGGCGCTATCGCCAAGGCAGGACTGGCCAACCAGGTGCTGCCGCTCAGAAATATTGCCTCTGAACTGGCGCGACTTTGTTCTTTATAG
- a CDS encoding methyl-accepting chemotaxis protein, with translation MTALRESFELVAPRADQLAERFYEKLFEDYPDLLRYFTHTDFSEQRGKLIQALVLVMKSLENPTALTRVLHQLGKEHDEMGVQEDDYPPVTQTLLSVLAEFAGEHWSDELEDAWDQALTAVANLMIEGAKDSSRAKQLQSAAAGGSTGADFEAEASDVDPDLTSETLNETQTEQSIRSEEQINHPKEKSEMSIDSVQNTGQSAATERSQNLDQFYGIVEFSPQATLFVSAQGELTYINRKGQELLNQLSGELGLTPQQVVGGSINQLAARIPELQTAITGLVGEKTITAPVGQRYLEISLSAASGESGAGVGTVMTWKDVTGTVQQEEENCDLSGQLGAISDAQAVIEFKMDGTIIKANDNFCKTVGYSLEEIQGKHHRMFVDSEYQNSAEYQEFWEKLNAGINQVAEYKRIAKGGKEIWISASYNPIKNKSGKLVKVVKYATDITEKKLAEAEMVRVQNMMDNIPINVLLANRDFEMVYMNPASYKQLKAIEHLLPKPVDQLIGQSIDIFHKNPEMQRRMLADPSNMPHRAKIKVGDETLDLLATAITDKEGNYIGPMVSWSLITDQVKLADDFESEIQGIVSVVTSSATEMQASSKSLSDMADETARQSQVVAAASEEATRNVETVSSAAEELSASISEIARHVQEQSHMTSQAVGEADRTNETIKELGDASSEIGQVVKVITSIAQQTNLLALNATIEAARAGEAGKGFAVVANEVKELARQTARATEEISEKISAIQGSTNIAVSAIGSIGESIRKINEISTTIASAVEEQTAATNEISRNVAEAARGTAEVTNNISGVSQAASESGTAANDMLAAAQGLTQESVKLDEAAANFLKRMRSI, from the coding sequence GTGACTGCACTTCGAGAATCGTTCGAGCTGGTGGCGCCCCGGGCCGACCAGCTGGCAGAACGGTTCTATGAGAAGTTATTCGAAGATTATCCCGATCTTCTGCGCTATTTTACGCATACCGACTTTTCCGAGCAGCGGGGCAAACTGATTCAGGCACTGGTGCTGGTGATGAAGTCACTGGAAAATCCCACAGCCCTGACCCGGGTTCTGCATCAACTGGGAAAAGAACATGACGAAATGGGTGTCCAGGAAGACGATTACCCACCCGTCACACAAACGCTGTTGAGTGTGCTGGCTGAGTTTGCCGGCGAACACTGGAGTGATGAACTGGAAGACGCCTGGGATCAGGCACTGACAGCGGTAGCAAACCTGATGATTGAAGGAGCCAAAGACTCAAGTCGCGCAAAGCAACTTCAATCAGCGGCTGCCGGGGGCTCAACGGGAGCCGACTTTGAAGCAGAAGCGTCTGACGTGGACCCTGACCTGACTTCAGAGACGTTAAACGAAACACAAACCGAACAGTCTATTCGATCTGAAGAGCAGATCAACCATCCTAAGGAGAAGAGTGAAATGTCGATTGATTCAGTACAGAATACGGGACAGAGCGCGGCTACTGAACGGTCGCAGAATCTTGATCAGTTTTACGGCATTGTGGAATTCAGTCCACAGGCCACCTTGTTTGTCAGTGCTCAAGGCGAGTTGACCTACATCAACCGCAAGGGACAGGAACTGCTGAATCAACTCAGCGGCGAACTGGGACTGACACCACAACAGGTTGTCGGTGGCAGCATCAATCAGCTGGCTGCCCGCATTCCTGAACTGCAGACCGCGATTACCGGTCTGGTGGGAGAGAAAACGATCACCGCTCCTGTGGGACAACGTTACCTGGAAATCAGTCTGTCTGCTGCCAGCGGTGAGTCTGGTGCGGGTGTCGGAACTGTCATGACTTGGAAAGACGTCACCGGGACTGTCCAGCAGGAAGAAGAGAACTGCGATCTGTCCGGTCAGCTGGGCGCAATCAGCGATGCCCAGGCTGTGATTGAATTCAAGATGGATGGCACGATCATCAAGGCCAACGACAATTTCTGTAAAACTGTCGGTTACTCCCTCGAAGAAATTCAGGGCAAACACCACCGGATGTTCGTAGACAGCGAGTATCAGAACAGTGCCGAATATCAGGAATTCTGGGAAAAACTGAATGCAGGGATTAACCAGGTTGCTGAGTACAAGCGCATCGCCAAAGGTGGAAAAGAGATCTGGATTTCTGCTTCTTATAATCCCATCAAGAACAAGAGTGGAAAACTGGTGAAGGTCGTCAAATATGCGACAGACATCACCGAGAAGAAGCTGGCTGAAGCCGAGATGGTGCGTGTGCAGAACATGATGGACAACATTCCCATTAATGTGCTGCTGGCCAACCGCGATTTCGAAATGGTCTACATGAACCCTGCTTCCTACAAGCAGCTGAAAGCCATTGAGCATCTGCTACCCAAGCCCGTTGATCAGCTGATTGGTCAGAGCATCGACATTTTCCATAAGAATCCCGAGATGCAGCGGCGGATGCTGGCTGATCCGTCCAACATGCCTCACCGGGCCAAAATCAAGGTGGGCGACGAAACTCTGGACCTGCTGGCAACAGCGATCACCGACAAGGAAGGCAATTACATCGGCCCGATGGTCAGCTGGTCTCTGATTACCGATCAGGTCAAGCTGGCTGATGATTTCGAAAGTGAAATACAGGGCATCGTAAGTGTTGTTACCTCATCTGCCACAGAAATGCAGGCCAGCTCGAAGAGCCTGTCTGACATGGCTGATGAAACGGCTCGCCAGTCTCAGGTTGTGGCTGCGGCCAGTGAAGAGGCAACCCGCAACGTGGAGACCGTCTCTTCAGCTGCGGAAGAGTTGAGTGCTTCGATCAGCGAGATTGCCCGTCATGTACAGGAACAGTCGCACATGACCTCACAGGCTGTGGGTGAAGCAGATCGTACGAATGAGACCATCAAAGAACTGGGTGATGCCAGCAGTGAAATTGGTCAGGTTGTGAAAGTGATTACTTCGATTGCTCAGCAGACTAACCTGCTGGCTCTGAACGCGACCATTGAAGCAGCCCGGGCCGGTGAAGCTGGTAAAGGGTTTGCTGTGGTGGCAAACGAAGTGAAAGAACTGGCTCGCCAGACTGCACGTGCTACAGAAGAAATCAGCGAGAAGATCTCTGCAATCCAGGGATCGACGAACATCGCGGTTTCAGCCATCGGTTCGATTGGGGAAAGCATTCGTAAGATCAACGAAATTTCCACAACAATCGCGAGTGCGGTTGAGGAACAGACCGCGGCTACGAACGAGATTTCCCGTAACGTCGCTGAAGCGGCTCGCGGAACTGCCGAAGTGACCAATAACATTTCGGGTGTTTCCCAGGCAGCCAGCGAGAGTGGTACGGCAGCAAACGACATGCTGGCCGCTGCTCAGGGGCTGACTCAGGAATCAGTCAAGCTAGACGAAGCTGCTGCCAACTTCCTGAAGCGGATGCGTTCCATCTAA
- a CDS encoding response regulator, with protein MKTVLLVDDSRAVRLVGRRMMGAFGLEVLEAEDGKQALEVVRANPELDAILLDWNMPIMDGMEFLTALRAEDRQKQPIVVMCTTENDMPRIVQAMQAGANEYIMKPFTEDIVRDKLEETGVL; from the coding sequence ATGAAAACGGTATTACTTGTAGACGATTCCCGTGCAGTGCGACTGGTTGGTCGCCGCATGATGGGGGCGTTTGGCCTGGAAGTTCTGGAAGCGGAAGATGGTAAACAGGCTCTGGAAGTCGTGCGTGCGAATCCGGAGCTGGATGCAATTTTACTGGACTGGAACATGCCGATCATGGATGGGATGGAGTTTCTGACCGCACTGCGTGCAGAAGATCGTCAGAAGCAGCCCATCGTGGTGATGTGCACTACGGAAAATGATATGCCCCGTATCGTACAGGCCATGCAGGCTGGTGCCAACGAGTACATCATGAAGCCGTTCACTGAAGACATTGTCCGCGACAAGCTTGAAGAGACAGGTGTTTTGTGA